A window of the Isosphaera pallida ATCC 43644 genome harbors these coding sequences:
- a CDS encoding phytoene/squalene synthase family protein: MGRETNSCRSVPTEVRWDGDWTDSRTSRGMAICRGITRRYARTFHFASHCLPREVRTHAYAVYGFCRWADNAVDDARDPSEALARIERARQALDDAYGTAPVSDGLRAFRWTVRRRGIPRQPFDALLDGMAMDLTINRYPDAAALDLYCHRVAGVVGIIMSYVFGFRHERCLVHADQLGRAMQLTNILRDVAEDLSMSRIYLPQDSLARHGVTESDLGQARVTEGFRRLMAEWIGRARELYRASDAGIPDLIGWSSRLTVKVMGNLYGGILDEIEALDYDVFHHRAHVTTSRKLIRLIRCLFDPILDQPPRPLPRRHAPRSLAGVPGRSSFLTLSLM, from the coding sequence ATGGGACGTGAGACCAACTCCTGCCGGAGCGTCCCGACCGAAGTTCGGTGGGATGGGGATTGGACTGACTCCCGTACCTCGCGGGGAATGGCGATTTGCCGGGGGATCACCCGGCGCTATGCCCGCACCTTTCATTTCGCCTCCCACTGTCTGCCACGCGAAGTCCGAACCCACGCCTATGCGGTCTACGGGTTTTGCCGCTGGGCCGACAACGCAGTGGACGACGCCCGAGATCCCTCTGAGGCGCTCGCCCGCATCGAACGCGCCCGCCAGGCGCTCGACGACGCCTACGGCACGGCCCCGGTTTCCGACGGGCTGCGGGCCTTTCGCTGGACGGTGCGGCGGCGCGGCATCCCCCGCCAACCGTTCGACGCCCTGCTTGACGGCATGGCGATGGACTTGACCATCAACCGCTATCCCGACGCCGCGGCGCTGGATTTGTACTGTCATCGGGTCGCCGGGGTGGTGGGAATCATCATGTCCTACGTGTTCGGATTCCGCCACGAACGTTGTCTGGTTCACGCCGATCAACTAGGCCGCGCTATGCAGTTGACCAACATCCTGCGCGATGTGGCCGAAGATCTGAGCATGAGCCGAATCTACCTCCCCCAAGACTCGTTGGCGCGTCACGGTGTGACCGAGTCCGATCTTGGCCAAGCTCGGGTCACCGAGGGGTTCCGACGCCTCATGGCTGAATGGATCGGTCGCGCCCGCGAACTCTATCGCGCTTCGGACGCCGGGATTCCCGACCTGATTGGTTGGTCGAGTCGTTTGACGGTCAAAGTGATGGGCAACCTTTACGGCGGGATTCTCGACGAGATTGAGGCGTTGGATTACGATGTCTTCCATCATCGCGCTCATGTGACCACGTCGCGCAAGCTCATTCGGTTGATCCGTTGTCTATTCGATCCGATCCTCGACCAACCGCCCCGTCCTTTGCCCCGCCGCCATGCGCCCCGCTCGCTCGCTGGCGTACCGGGCCGCTCATCGTTCCTGACCTTGTCCCTCATGTGA